A genome region from Amblyraja radiata isolate CabotCenter1 chromosome 2, sAmbRad1.1.pri, whole genome shotgun sequence includes the following:
- the LOC116990559 gene encoding leukocyte elastase inhibitor-like isoform X1 has protein sequence MCHAMVTRIDFAMDSLNAANSQFAFDLFMKLYEEHKTENIFLSPLSVSVALAMVYLGAKNNTAVEMAKVLHFHTVHDVHAKFKELMDNVNKPDAPYTLRLANRIYGEETYNILREFQSSSLKYYGAELAPVGFRRQPEAARNEINTFVENKTEGKIQKLIPADAITPQTILILVNAIYFKGKWESKFNEKDTYEALFKLNKKETKSINMMSQEASFKFRHIEELKASVLELPYEENELSMVILLPDGINDSTTGLEQLEQALANNSLLKWINLENMRRRKVEVHLPRFKLEDQFQLEEILPAMGMRDAFDSLGADFTGMSEKRDLRLSKVIHKSFVEVNEEGTEAAAATAAIMTRTLALNITPTFVADHPFLFFIKHNKTQSILFMGQYTSPVDEVVESGDRGNMTQQVQSCYTQQYQKV, from the exons ATGTGCCATGCTATGGTAACCAGAATTG ATTTTGCAATGGATTCTTTGAATGCTGCAAACTCTCAATTTGCCTTTGATCTCTTCATGAAGCTATATGAAGAACATAAAACAGAGAACATATTTTTGTCTCCATTAAGCGTCTCAGTGGCTCTGGCCATGGTGTATCTCGGTGCTAAAAACAACACTGCAGTTGAGATGGCCAAG GTTCTGCATTTTCACACGGTACATGATGTCCATGCAAAATTCAAGGAATTAATGGATAATGTCAACAAACCTGATGCTCCTTATACTCTAAGACTGGCCAACCGCATATATGGAgaggaaacgtacaacattctcagA GAATTTCAAAGCTCCAGTTTGAAGTACTATGGGGCAGAATTGGCTCCTGTTGGTTTTAGAAGACAGCCAGAAGCTGCCAGGAACGAAATTAATACTTTTGTTGAAAATAAGACAGAGG GTAAAATCCAAAAGTTGATACCAGCGGATGCGATTACCCCTCAGACAATTCTTATTCTTGtaaatgccatctactttaaaggAAAGTGGGagagcaaatttaatgaaaaagaTACGTACGAAGCCCTCTTCAAGCTGAACAAG AAAGAGACCAAATCAATAAATATGATGAGCCAGGAGGCAAGTTTTAAATTTAGGCATATTGAGGAACTCAAAGCCAGTGTTCTTGAGCTTCCTTATGAGGAGAACGAGCTGAGTATGGTCATCCTACTGCCTGATGGCATCAACGACAGCACAACTGGACTCGAACAG CTTGAACAGGCACTTGCAAACAATTCTCTGCTTAAATGGATTAACCTGGAAAATATGAGAAGAAGGAAGGTTGAAGTTCATCTGCCCAGATTTAAACTGGAAGACCAGTTTCAACTTGAAGAAATACTTCCAGCAATGGGAATGCGTGATGCCTTTGATTCATTAGGGGCTGATTTCACTGGCATGTCTGAGAAAAGGGATCTCCGGTTGTCAAAGGTTATTCATAAATCCTTTGTGGAAGTTAATGAAGAGGGCACTGAAGCAGCTGCAGCTACAGCAGCAATAATGACCCGCACTCTTGCATTGAACATTACACCCACATTTGTAGCAGATCATCCCTTCCTGTTTTTCATCAAACACAACAAAACACAGAGCATTTTGTTTATGGGTCAATACACTTCACCAGTGGATGAAGTTGTGGAAAGTGGAGACAGAGGCAACATGACACAGCAGGTCCAAAGCTGCTACACACAACAATATCAAAAGGTGTAA
- the LOC116990559 gene encoding leukocyte elastase inhibitor-like isoform X2 yields the protein MDSLNAANSQFAFDLFMKLYEEHKTENIFLSPLSVSVALAMVYLGAKNNTAVEMAKVLHFHTVHDVHAKFKELMDNVNKPDAPYTLRLANRIYGEETYNILREFQSSSLKYYGAELAPVGFRRQPEAARNEINTFVENKTEGKIQKLIPADAITPQTILILVNAIYFKGKWESKFNEKDTYEALFKLNKKETKSINMMSQEASFKFRHIEELKASVLELPYEENELSMVILLPDGINDSTTGLEQLEQALANNSLLKWINLENMRRRKVEVHLPRFKLEDQFQLEEILPAMGMRDAFDSLGADFTGMSEKRDLRLSKVIHKSFVEVNEEGTEAAAATAAIMTRTLALNITPTFVADHPFLFFIKHNKTQSILFMGQYTSPVDEVVESGDRGNMTQQVQSCYTQQYQKV from the exons ATGGATTCTTTGAATGCTGCAAACTCTCAATTTGCCTTTGATCTCTTCATGAAGCTATATGAAGAACATAAAACAGAGAACATATTTTTGTCTCCATTAAGCGTCTCAGTGGCTCTGGCCATGGTGTATCTCGGTGCTAAAAACAACACTGCAGTTGAGATGGCCAAG GTTCTGCATTTTCACACGGTACATGATGTCCATGCAAAATTCAAGGAATTAATGGATAATGTCAACAAACCTGATGCTCCTTATACTCTAAGACTGGCCAACCGCATATATGGAgaggaaacgtacaacattctcagA GAATTTCAAAGCTCCAGTTTGAAGTACTATGGGGCAGAATTGGCTCCTGTTGGTTTTAGAAGACAGCCAGAAGCTGCCAGGAACGAAATTAATACTTTTGTTGAAAATAAGACAGAGG GTAAAATCCAAAAGTTGATACCAGCGGATGCGATTACCCCTCAGACAATTCTTATTCTTGtaaatgccatctactttaaaggAAAGTGGGagagcaaatttaatgaaaaagaTACGTACGAAGCCCTCTTCAAGCTGAACAAG AAAGAGACCAAATCAATAAATATGATGAGCCAGGAGGCAAGTTTTAAATTTAGGCATATTGAGGAACTCAAAGCCAGTGTTCTTGAGCTTCCTTATGAGGAGAACGAGCTGAGTATGGTCATCCTACTGCCTGATGGCATCAACGACAGCACAACTGGACTCGAACAG CTTGAACAGGCACTTGCAAACAATTCTCTGCTTAAATGGATTAACCTGGAAAATATGAGAAGAAGGAAGGTTGAAGTTCATCTGCCCAGATTTAAACTGGAAGACCAGTTTCAACTTGAAGAAATACTTCCAGCAATGGGAATGCGTGATGCCTTTGATTCATTAGGGGCTGATTTCACTGGCATGTCTGAGAAAAGGGATCTCCGGTTGTCAAAGGTTATTCATAAATCCTTTGTGGAAGTTAATGAAGAGGGCACTGAAGCAGCTGCAGCTACAGCAGCAATAATGACCCGCACTCTTGCATTGAACATTACACCCACATTTGTAGCAGATCATCCCTTCCTGTTTTTCATCAAACACAACAAAACACAGAGCATTTTGTTTATGGGTCAATACACTTCACCAGTGGATGAAGTTGTGGAAAGTGGAGACAGAGGCAACATGACACAGCAGGTCCAAAGCTGCTACACACAACAATATCAAAAGGTGTAA